A DNA window from Peromyscus leucopus breed LL Stock chromosome 3, UCI_PerLeu_2.1, whole genome shotgun sequence contains the following coding sequences:
- the LOC114681885 gene encoding LOW QUALITY PROTEIN: vomeronasal type-1 receptor 90-like (The sequence of the model RefSeq protein was modified relative to this genomic sequence to represent the inferred CDS: inserted 2 bases in 2 codons) encodes MRRINRIYGVVDIQNTFFSEVGLGISFNSILLLFHILEFLLEHRPRTTDLLISLLALIHLGMLMMMGLTAADIFASQNTRGDITCQSLVHLHSYLRALSLCATCLLSVLQAVTLSPRSSCLAKFKTKSPQYSLCSLLVLWXFCMSCGAHFSFSSVADYNVTSQGLIFVTECCIILPMSYISRHLFFILRIFRDVSFIGLMVLSTCYMMTLLCRHKRQSQHLHSTSLPPKASPEERATRTILLLMSFFVLMSCLDCIISAXRPMYSRDPICHSIQMMVSNSHGTTSPLLFICTENRITNFLKSLEFEGIGNAKLLRNLRNQHASC; translated from the exons ATGAGAAGAATCAACAGAATCTATGGAGTTGTTGACATACAAAATACTTTTTTCTCTGAAGTAGGCCTTGGGATTTCATTCAACAGcatcctccttctcttccataTCCTTGAGTTTCTTCTTGAACACAGGCCCCGGACCACTGACCTGCTCATCAGTCTCTTGGCCCTCATCCACCTTGGGATGCTAATGATGATGGGGCTCACAGCTGCTGACATTTTTGCATCTCAGAATACACGGGGTGACATCACATGTCAATCCCTTGTCCACTTGCACAGCTATTTGAGGGCCCTCTCTCTTTGTGCTACCTGCCTGCTGAGTGTCCTTCAGGCTGTCACCCTCAGCCCCAGAAGTTCCTGTTTGGCAAAGTTCAAAACTAAATCCCCACAGTACAGCCTGTGTTCTCTTCTTGTGCTGT GATTCTGCATGTCCTGTGGTGCTCATTTCTCATTCTCCTCTGTTGCTGACTACAATGTCACCTCACAAGGGCTCATATTTGTCACTGAATGCTGCATTATTTTACCCATGAGTTATATCAGCAGGCACTTATTTTTCATATTGAGGATATTTCGGGATGTGTCCTTTATAGGTCTCATGGTCCTCTCGACTTGCTACATGATGACCCTCCTGTGCAGGCACAAGAGGCAGTCTCAGCATCTTCACAGCACCAGCCTTCCTCCAAAAGCATCTCCAGAGGAAAGGGCCACCCGGACCATCCTGCTGCTCATGAGCTTCTTTGTGCTGATGTCCTGTTTGGACTGCATCATATCAG CCAGACCTATGTACAGCAGGGACCCAATCTGCCACAGTATTCAGATGATGGTCTCCAATAGCCATGGCACCACCAGCCCTTTGCTGTTCATTTGTACTGAAAACCGAATTACTAACTTTTTGAAATCCTTGGAATTCGAGGGCATAGGAAATGCTAAACTGTTGAGGAACTTAAGGAACCAACATGCTAGCTGCTGA